Proteins encoded together in one Vigna angularis cultivar LongXiaoDou No.4 chromosome 5, ASM1680809v1, whole genome shotgun sequence window:
- the LOC108339256 gene encoding uncharacterized protein LOC108339256 produces the protein MGEEEEEVVGRDEYDYLREEEEGGNVVEGEVEASAEEFLDRWNRMKKKKKCVTRRGNVGEGSFILNEVRDHDMNDQYNSDELDSNVDSDEDLRFSKGKFKKYRKDDMNKNFRFELGMEFCSLKKFKNALLEHSVLNGKEVKFVKNDLNRVRAVCKNKCDFLIMASKVGGKQTFRVKTLVGRHSCGRVFGNKSANVNWIAQVLVDRFVNVANMTVNQIIDDIKKSFSVGITAWKAGKAKQIALDSLVGDGERQYGRLYDYVGGLVRVKAGTFKIKVNQPQPSLPPRFGSFYMCLEGCKQGFLGSCRPFIGIDGCHLKTTYGGQLLVAVGRDPNDQYFPLAFAVVENECKESWRWFLTLLLADIGGIDCQRWVFISDQQKGLMIVFDEILEGVEHRLCLRHLYNNYKKKFGGGVLISDLMMGAAKATFKQEWEKKMGIPCRHAMAAINYKLENPEDYVHPYYKREAYETCYGPEINTRATSTVGGSGNTRATSSVGGSQPEPAPSRSQGGATSTRGRTSGSGAGAASSDQGGGTSKRGRRSGSRAGPASRHQGGRRTSSRLAAQHLGSQASTN, from the exons atgggtgaggaagaagaagaggttgTTGGTCGTGATGAATATGATTATCTTCGGGAAGAAGAGGAAGGGGGGAATGTTGTTGAGGGGGAAGTAGAAGCTTCAGCTGAAGAAT TTTTGGATAGGTGGaatagaatgaaaaagaagaagaaatgtgtGACTAGAAGAGGCAATGTTGGGGAAGGTTCATTTATACTGAATGAAGTTAGAGATCATGACATGAATGACCAATACAATAGTGATGAATTGGATTCAAATGTAGATAGTGATGAGGATTTGAGGTTTTCAAAGGGGAAGTTTAAAAAGTATAGAAAAGATGATATGAACAAGAACTTTAGATTTGAATTGGGGATGGAGTTCTGttctttaaagaaatttaaaaatgcaCTATTGGAGCATAGTGTATTAAATGGAAAAGAGGTTAAGTTTGTGAAGAATGACCTCAACAGAGTAAGGGCAGTTTGTAAAAACAAATGTGATTTTCTGATTATGGCTAGCAAGGTAGGAGGCAAGCAAACATTTAGGGTGAAAACCTTGGTTGGACGACACAGTTGTGGAAGGGTCTTTGGAAACAAAAGTGCAAATGTGAACTGGATTGCACAAGTATTAGTAGATAGGTTTGTAAATGTGGCTAACATGACAGTCAACCAAATAATTGATGACATTAAGAAGTCATTCAGTGTTGGAATAACTGCTTGGAAAGCTGGAAAGGCCAAGCAAATTGCCTTGGATTCTTTGGTTGGTGATGGAGAGCGACAATACGGTCGTCTATATGATTATGTGGGTGGATTGGTAAGAGTGAAGGCTggaacatttaaaattaaagtcaatCAACCCCAACCAAGTTTGCCTCCAAGATTTGGCTCATTCTATATGTGTTTAGAGGGTTGTAAGCAAGGCTTCTTAGGAAGTTGCAGGCCCTTCATAGGGATAGATGGTTGTCATCTGAAGACAACATATGGGGGTCAGTTGTTGGTGGCAGTGGGTAGAGACCCGAATGACCAATATTTCCCACTAGCTTTTGCtgtggttgaaaatgaatgcaaagaGAGTTGGAGATGGTTTTTGACACTACTACTGGCTGATATTGGAGGCATTGATTGTCAACGTTGGGTTTTCATCTCTGATCAACAAAAG GGACTAATGATAGTTTTTGATGAGATCTTGGAAGGAGTGGAACATAGATTGTGCTTAAGGCACTTGTATAACAATTACAAGAAGAAGTTTGGTGGAGGAGTGCTTATTAGTGATCTTATGATGGGGGCTGCGAAGGCCACATTTAAACAGGAATGGGAAAAGAAAATGG GAATTCCTTGCAGGCATGCTATGGCTGCCATCAATTACAAACTAGAAAACCCTGAAGACTATGTACATCCTTATTACAAGAGAGAGGCTTATGAGACTTGTTATGGCCCTGAAATT AACACAAGGGCCACTTCAACTGTAGGAGGATCTGGCAACACAAGAGCCACTTCCAGTGTAGGAGGTTCTCAACCAGAACCAGCTCCATCAAGGTCACAAGGAGGAGCAACATCAACAAGGGGAAGAACAAGTGGCAGTGGAGCAGGAGCTGCATCAAGTGACCAAGGAGGAGGAACATCAAAACGGGGAAGAAGAAGTGGCAGTAGAGCAGGACCTGCATCAAGGCACCAAGGTGGAAGAAGAACATCCTCACGACTAGCTGCACAACATCTAGGGTCCCAAGCTAGTACCAATTGA
- the LOC108339255 gene encoding uncharacterized protein LOC108339255 yields MASKVDHRVELMSSSWMTFTLLKVLDHDNEFIHDVCGLSDNEWLSEELISGSDSEDNDGSTKIRFPTFSMPKTLVGYKWEVGTYFAEKNEFTDAIRTYALSNGRSLKFIKNDKKRISMKCLGRRGNCKWYAYCSFKTDVSAWQLRKVFDVHNCSRDFNVKLMTSKWLSERMAKTVRENPTMKVMDIRDKVTRKWNVGISRNMAFRARAMTKDKVEGSFKDQYRRLHDYGHELLKTNPGTTVQIKVDNSNGEVIFQRFYACLKACKDSFICCRPIIGLDGCFLKSKYGGELLTVVGRDGNDQMLPIAYAIVEVENKDSWTWFLEHLIEDLGGVAVCVGCTFISDQQKGLLPAIQDLLPGVEQRFCVRHLYSNFRKKFPRKNLKRLMWRAATATHPQQWEAEMRNIKDINLDAFKYLLAIPPRFWSRSRFTSRSQCDTLVNNMCEGFNSVLVDSRSKPIISMLEDIRVYIMKRWAANRTKITSYQGSICPKVFNRFQKESWLTRYWLPRWSREKLFEVKHLSQFGELFVVNVDNMDCTCRKWEITGIPCTHAITAMKFLNINAEEYIGHWFRKSTYEETYNTIINPINGQHVWDVTPYSDILPPKKRTMPGRPKKKRRLEDWELKKNNSELKKGGQRKRCAICKELGHNRKGCPQRPPTVEVPTAQSVQVTQPPATDVPITHQTTMPLSDE; encoded by the exons ATGGCTTCAAAGGTGGACCACAGGGTAGAGTTGATGTCATCTTCATGGATGACTTTTACTCTCTTGAAAGTGCTTGATCATG ATAATGAATTTATTCATGATGTCTGTGGGTTGTCTGACAATGAGTGGCTATCAGAGGAGTTGATTAGTGGATCAGATAGTGAGGACAATGATGGGTCCACTAAGATAAGGTTTCCCACTTTTAGTATGCCTAAAACATTGGTGGGTTATAAATGGGAAGTAGGAACCTATTTTGctgagaaaaatgaattcacaGATGCCATAAGGACTTATGCACTAAGTAATGGgagaagtttaaaatttattaagaatgacAAGAAAAGGATTTCTATGAAGTGCTTGGGTAGAAGAGGAAATTGTAAATGGTATGCGTATTGTTCCTTTAAGACTGATGTCAGTGCATGGCAATTGAGAAAAGTGTTTGATGTTCACAACTGTAGTAGAGATTTCAATGTAAAGTTGATGACTTCAAAGTGGTTGAGTGAAAGGATGGCGAAAACTGTGAGAGAAAATCCTACAATGAAGGTTATGGACATTAGGGACAAAGTTACTAGGAAATGGAATGTAGGAATTTCAAGAAATATGGCTTTTAGGGCAAGAGCAATGACAAAAGATAAGGTTGAAGGATCATTCAAAGATCAATACAGAAGACTTCACGATTATGGTCATGAGCTGCTGAAAACAAATCCAGGTACAACAGTACAAATTAAAGTTGATAACAGTAATGGTGAGGTCATATTCCAAAGATTTTATGCATGCTTGAAGGCATGCAAGGATAGCTTCATTTGTTGTAGACCTATTATTGGCTTGGATGGATGCTTTCTCAAAAGCAAGTATGGAGGGGAGTTACTAACAGTAGTGGGAAGAGATGGAAACGACCAAATGTTGCCCATAGCATATGCTATTGTTGAGGTAGAAAATAAAGACTCCTGGACTTGGTTCTTGGAGCACCTTATTGAGGACCTTGGTGGGGTAGCTGTATGTGTAGGATGCACATTTatttcagaccaacaaaag GGTCTTTTGCCAGCTATCCAAGATCTTCTACCTGGTgtagaacaaagattttgtgttaggcatttatattcaaacttcaGAAAAAAATTTCCTAGAAAAAACCTTAAACGTCTCATGTGGCGGGCAGCAACAGCCACACACCCACAACAATGGGAGGCTGAAATGAGGAATATTAAAGACATCAATTTAGACGCATTTAAATATCTGCTTGCCATCCCACCTAG GTTTTGGTCAAGATCTAGATTCACCTCTAGATCACAATGTGACACTCTTGTGAACAACATGTGTGAGGGCTTTAATAGTGTGCTAGTTGATAGTAGGTCTAAGCCTATTATTAGCATGTTAGAAGACATAAGGGTTTACATAATGAAGAGATGGGCTGCCAATAGGACAAAGATCACATCATATCAAGGTTCAATCTGCCCCAAGGTTTTTAACAGATTTCAGAAGGAGTCCTGGTTAACTAGATATTGGTTACCAAG GTGGtcaagagaaaaattatttgaagtgaaACATCTTTCACAATTTGGTGAGCTATTTGTTGTGAATGTTGACAACATGGACTGCACATGTAGAAAATGGGAAATTACTGGCATTCCGTGTACTCATGCCATCACTgcaatgaaatttttgaatataaatgcagAAGAATACATTGGGCACTGGTTTAGGAAGTCTACTTATGAAGAGACTTACAACACAATAATTAACCCTATCAATGGACAACATGTGTGGGATGTTACACCCTATTCAGATATATTACCACCAAAGAAGAGGACAATGCCAGGAAGGCCCAAGAAGAAACGAAGACTAGAGGAttgggagttgaagaagaataaCAGTGAATTAAAAAAGGGTGGGCAGAGGAAAAGATGTGCCATCTGCAAAGAACTTGGACACAACAGAAAAGGTTGTCCACAAAGACCTCCAACAGTAGAGGTTCCTACTGCCCAATCTGTACAAGTCACCCAACCTCCAGCAACAGATGTTCCTATTACTCACCAAACAACTATGCCTTTATCTGATGAATGA
- the LOC108339687 gene encoding uncharacterized protein LOC108339687 yields MGAPIFNTPSFTLFVFLSLQLYLSLSSSPSIHDLLRSKGLPPGLLPEEVKSYTFSQNGHLEVFLDAPCLTKYENRVLFEQVVTANLTYGSLIGVEGLQQEELFVWLPVKDIIVNDPSSGLILFDIGLAHKQLSLSLFEDPPHCKPEGGLRNHVRKEKGLEVLR; encoded by the exons ATGGGAGCACCAATCTTTAACACTCCCTCCTTCACACtctttgtttttctctctctccaacTTTATCTCTCTTTGTCGTCCTCTCCCTCCATCCATGACCTTCTCCGTTCCAAAGGACTACCCCCTGGTCTCTTGCCAGAAGAGGTAAAGTCCTACACTTTCTCCCAAAATGGCCACTTGGAAGTGTTCCTAGACGCACCTTGCTTGACCAAGTACGAGAACAGAGTCCTCTTTGAGCAAGTCGTCACTGCCAACCTCACCTATGGTAGCCTCATAGGAGTTGAGGGTCTCCAACAAGAAGAACTCTTTGTCTGGCTCCCTGTCAAGGACATAATCGTAAACGACCCTTCTTCAGGGTTGATACTCTTTGACATTGGCCTTGCCCACAAAcaactctctctctccctctttgAAGATCCACCTCACTGCAAGCCCGAAG GTGGGTTGAGGAATCATGTGAGGAAGGAAAAAGGTTTGGAGGTCCTGAGGTAG
- the LOC108338893 gene encoding uncharacterized protein LOC108338893 — protein sequence MGGGGAMRTAAKIAGIGVSKSGLRGSTAALPTEQSVRSASRSSSVAGVSAQGAKTAEVAPLHAVSPWDDWDFADDSDFVAPRMVFGSAPTFEEAKEATTELKDAIDQIYLSPDSSKFSSPGDEVSTLSPTLYEPVNRSCVIDAISNPSVPKHAIQAFNLLSTSHEAQAVVASLASDPNVWNAVMENPAVYRFFQSQQTVSDSGAVETTEKVEKLSTFSSEGDETLENMEATAESDSGSMFSDFMGFLQNLKLTVTELVSSVSSFLQNIFPSPDTQKMAADADGNIKSSFMGGTFIGLAVLVIMVIVTKRV from the exons ATGGGCGGCGGAGGAGCTATGAGGACGGCCGCGAAGATCGCGGGCATCGGCGTCTCAAAGTCGGGTCTCCGGGGCTCGACGGCAGCGCTCCCGACAGAGCAATCGGTCCGCAGCGCGTCGCGATCCTCGTCGGTCGCCGGAGTGTCTGCACAGGGCGCGAAGACTGCCGAGGTTGCGCCGCTGCATGCAGTGTCGCCTTGGGACGACTGGGACTTCGCCGACGATAGCGATTTCGTTGCGCCGAGGATGGTGTTCGGTTCTGCTCCCACTTTCGAGGAAGCTAAGGAAGCCACCACCGAATTGAAGGACGCTATTGATCA aatATATCTTTCTCCCGATTCTTCGAAATTTTCATCTCCTGGCGATGAAGTCTCTACTCTGTCTCCTACTCTTTATGAGCCAGTGAACAGATCTTGTGTCATTGATGCTATCTCAAATCCTTCAGTTCCAAAGCATGCTATTCAGGCTTTTAATTTGCTTAGCACAAGTCATGAAGCGCAG GCTGTTGTGGCTTCACTTGCTTCTGATCCAAATGTATGGAATGCAGTCATGGAAAATCCTGCTGTCTACAGGTTCTTCCAATCACAGCAGACAG TGTCTGATTCTGGAGCAGTGGAAACTACTGAGAAAGTGGAAAAGttatcaactttttcttctgaAGGAGATGAAACACTTGAAAACATGGAAGCCACGGCCGAGTCTGACTCGGGAAGCATGTTTTCGGATTTCATGGGTTTTCTGCAGAACTTAAAGCTTACTGTTACTGAATTGGTAAGTAGTGTGTCTAGTTTCCTTCAGAACATATTCCCGTCACCTGATACTCAGAAAATGGCTGCTGATGCTGATGGGAACATCAAATCAAGTTTCATGGGAGGAACCTTCATAGGTTTGGCAGTGTTGGTGATAATGGTGATAGTGACAAAGAGAGTTTAG